A window of Salmo trutta chromosome 5, fSalTru1.1, whole genome shotgun sequence contains these coding sequences:
- the znf318 gene encoding zinc finger protein 318 encodes MYRGRPPPRGGYPPPYEGRGPPSRGLTPGRPYPRPPFREERGRPRPPFEGYHDGPPPDSYRRSPPRRRYTSAGSGSRRGPGGEYWGSGPPQRERSPSPRGGIPTDHSLVITVGNELTGPPGVGLPSRDYPPYLPKRSSYDGPDDRGPRRQSPSRGRSRPRSRSPGFGGRSKSRPRSRSPGFGGRSKSRPRSRSPGFGGRSKSRPRSRSPGIGGRSKSRPRSRSPAMGRRSKSCVRSRSPAMGGRSKSRARSRSPEMGGRSKSRVRSRSPEMKGRSKSRARSRSPEMGGRSKSRARSKSPEMGRRSKSRGRSKSRPPSRSRSRSGSHGQSYGRARSMSRAKTAGSRRSRSVSTSSTSSSRSSRGGDNNLKKTSGFKELELARRRKEMEDMLNIPTKSILKRRVDSETDSPSYVQNSDSPRVDPTGEAEAERLLSAMKGMDPIMLATMLGELRDDPHMAQGRLDHSGIAGILDLLGGAPAPQEEKRKRVPDIDDEEKFLYGDEDDVERGRAPAEAPRQHSLSELYGDIMSEPARYGTSPRLEGHPGIVDPRSSHQQQMDMRYRHQSRSSAIPDHNIKVEEPNDYPPGTGPLEGKEKQDVEEYEKIQDLLKTIGLDLGVTEISKMAARTQERLHGKRPPPKTPSRRPGKRRDRRDSSGSSDRSRGRSCSGSSSSSRSDSHSPSRSSSRDNSRNRKKSPPSDRHSIHGKTRGGREVRTEDSSWGQKASQAPETTPVPPTHPSLSMPAYAQAQAHGLVPPNYPPPGYGQYGNWPYMPQQWPMYPPPSMGMPPQSPIEDFPNTPPFDRPYLKVIQPELHQGGDRKASSNMAPQDNGKDRRVLEERNNESQKQKVLEEREKLRRDREVRMKKKDYLMKELERLRKQQGELLRKKRREKDGHKDPLLSEISRLQEEVMTQIAELRKEHEVAEKKRSELDKVALILGLQPNDKPRREGRGSADLEQPTHPPHPEKEKKKERAHIREKSPVAHASAKAASSSSRASPEKPKKKAPASTQRPETPADLFEYYDAGNHWCKSCNVTCGSMFDFFTHLHSKSHRKTQDPYNRPWASSSSNNEKNKIHSSAEKMTKPAKGSEFLVPVRGYYCQLCEEFCGDAICAEDHATSQTHNEKYKKRMYEYPLYEQRRNLDRQAGLTLEVSDKKHSELKRKHEEEESKKSKEKEEGKPKRSKKDKEKEEEKSKHKREDEVERVKYSKNEEEERYLYRKREEEERYKYGKEGGERPKYSKKEEDERYKHGNEEERFNNRREEEEWFKNHREEEERLKNRREDEDRPRFSRVEERPKFSWRDNEQEEEEDRSRYGKWKEPNPKCSKKEEERYRSEREEGKPKNEKEERQSRKEKGGCQREEKSGSRKQSEPEKPSDPPKVFCGPNPALRAKLRKKSEETAKVEPKTPSAFGKFSWKKNLENELAKEAERVAVEFLKEDEEEVEEDDDPDAFSKSLAAAKSIAIKLSGKTVISPTSAWVPFNSGKIRPNLPAPSTVLRKPSGLGPWVYAKPAPLNTFLSIRPPGDSGVTPLPVIQNQPKNDPVLAADIISKAFCGEEVDLKKSADGNGKPGPTSTPDEKKASTAESFSQASTSTPSAVMPEFKTPLPPLTMMTMKFDVSAPGVPESEQNVPVMVTPPPFMQRPPSEVMNKSEKPKSNLAAAKAQDLFDIFYSSITTASTTSITSTATKAVIESKGETNDSKNSEALATTASQMEQTQPELPAFDNSNPIETETQESETESEFDPQATKAVVESKAAPNYSKNSEALEATAPKTEQTQPEFPALDNSNTVETDTQESIKMESGFDPQATKAVVESKAAPNDSNDSEALEATAPQTEQTQPELPALDNRNDVETDTQESMETESGFDPQATKAVVESKAALNDSNNSEALEATAPQTEQTQPELPALDNSNTIETNTPESMETESGSDPQPKEETPEDAPVQLDNPSDSLGISTETLDLPTEVLGLDLFDFNLE; translated from the exons ATGTATCGTGGACGGCCTCCACCTCGAGGAGGGTATCCGCCGCCGTATGAGGGCCGTGGCCCACCGTCCCGTGGTCTTACCCCTGGCCGGCCGTATCCTCGGCCTCCGTTTAGAGAAGAACGAGGCAGGCCCAGACCACCGTTTGAGGGTTACCATGACGGGCCACCTCCAGACTCGTACAGACGTTCTCCACCGCGCAGGAGGTATACTTCAGCTGGTTCAGGAAGTCGCAGAGGACCAGGTGGTGAATATTGGGGCAGCGGCCCTCCCCAAAGAGAA AGATCGCCATCTCCCCGTGGTGGCATCCCCACTGACCACAGTCTGGTAATCACTGTGGGCAATGAGTTGACTGGACCTCCTGGGGTAGGGCTACCCTCAAGAGACTACCCTCCTTACCTGCCAAAGAGGTCCAGTTATGACGGCCCTGATGACCGTGGCCCCAGGAGGCAGAGTCCCAGCAGGGGGAGAAGCCGTCCTCGTAGCCGCAGCCCGGGATTCGGGGGACGGAGCAAGAGCCGTCCTCGTAGCCGCAGCCCGGGATTCGGGGGACGGAGCAAGAGCCGTCCTCGTAGCCGCAGCCCGGGATTCGGGGGACGGAGTAAGAGCCGTCCTCGTAGCCGCAGCCCGGGAATCGGGGGGCGGAGTAAGAGCCGTCCTCGAAGTCGCAGCCCTGCAATGGGGAGACGGAGTAAAAGCTGTGTCCGAAGTCGCAGCCCTGCAATGGGGGGACGGAGCAAAAGCCGCGCTCGAAGCCGCAGCCCTGAAATGGGGGGACGGAGCAAAAGCCGTGTCAGAAGTCGCAGCCCTGAAATGAAGGGACGGAGCAAAAGCCGGGCCCGAAGCCGCAGTCCTGAAATGGGGGGACGAAGCAAAAGCCGGGCCCGAAGCAAAAGCCCTGAAATGGGGAGACGGAGCAAAAGTCGTGGAAGGAGCAAGAGCCGTCCGCCAAGCAGGTCCCGAAGCAGGAGTGGGAGTCATGGCCAGAGCTATGGACGGGCCCGCAGTATGAGCAGAGCAAAGACTGCTGGTTCACGCAGGAGCCGCAGTGTCAGTACTAGCAGCACCAGCAGTAGCAGGAGCAGCAGGGGAGGTGATAATAACTTAAAGAAGACGAGTGGGTTCAAGGAGCTGGAGTTGGCCCGTCGCCGCAAAGAGATGGAAGACATGCTGAATATTCCCACAAAGTCCATCCTGAAGAGGCGCGTGGACTCTGAGACTGACTCCCCGTCATATGTGCAG AACAGTGATTCTCCAAGAGTTGACCCTACTGGTGAGGCTGAGGCCGAGCGTCTTCTCTCAGCTATGAAAGGCATGGACCCTATCATGTTGGCCACCATGCTGGGGGAACTGAGGGATGACCCACACATGGCCCAGGGTAGGCTGGACCACAGTGGGATTGCAGGGATCCTTGACCTGTTGGGAGGTGCACCTGCACCGCAGGAGGAGAAAAGGAAGAGGGTACCAGACATTGACGATGAGGAGAAGTTCCTTTATGGAGATGAAGATGATGTAGAGCGGGGCAGGGCACCAGCAGAAGCTCCCCGTCAGCACAGTCTGTCAGAGCTCTATGGTGATATTATGAGTGAGCCGGCACGCTATGGCACCTCACCGCGCCTAGAGGGCCATCCTGGTATTGTAGATCCGAGAAGCTCTCATCAGCAACAGATGGACATGAGGTATCGGCATCAAAGCAGGTCCTCTGCCATCCCTGACCATAATATCAAGGTTGAAGAGCCTAATGACTACCCACCAGGAACAGGGCCACTGGAAGGGAAGGAGAAGCAAGACGTGGAGGAGTACGAGAAGATCCAGGACCTCCTCAAAACCATCGGGCTGGACCTGGGGGTGACAGAGATCAGCAAGATGGCTGCCAGGACTCAGGAGCGTCTGCATGGAAAGAGGCCCCCTCCGAAAACCCCCTCCCGTCGACCTGGCAAGAGGCGGGATCGGCGTGACTCTTCAGGAAGCTCAGACAGGAGCAGGGGTAGGAGCTGCAGTGGGAGCAGCTCTAGCAGTCGTAGCGACAGCCACAGCCCGAGCCGTAGTAGCAGCCGTGATAACAGCAGGAACCGGAAGAAGTCACCCCCATCTGACAGGCACAGCATCCATGGGAAGACTCGAGGCGGCAGAGAGGTGAGGACTGAGGACAGTAGCTGGGGGCAGAAGGCTTCACAAGCCCCTGAAACTACTCCAgtgccacccacccacccatctctCTCCATGCCTGCCTACGCCCAAGCCCAGGCGCATGGTCTGGTACCACCCAACTATCCACCTCCTGGCTATGGGCAGTATGGGAACTGGCCTTACATGCCCCAACAGTGGCCCATGTACCCACCTCCATCTATGGGCATGCCACCTCAATCTCCCATTGAAGATTTTCCGAACACTCCGCCTTTTGACAGACCATACCTTAAAGTTATCCAGCCAGAGTTGCACCAGGGGGGTGATAGAAAGG CATCATCCAATATGGCCCCTCAAGATAATGGCAAGGACAGGAGGGTTTTAGAGGAGCGAAATAATGAAAGCCAAAAACAAAAG GTTCTTGAAGAACGGGAAAAACTGAGACGAGACAGAGAGGTCCGCATGAAAAAGAAAGATTATCTCATGAAGGAACTAGAGAGATTGCGGAAACAGCAAG GGGAGCTTCTGCGCAAAAAGCGGCGTGAAAAGGATGGCCATAAGGACCCGTTACTGTCTGAGATCAGTCGGCTGCAGGAAGAGGTCATGACTCAGATTGCTGAGCTCCGCAAAGAGCACGAGGTAGCAGAGAAGAAACGATCCGAGCTTGACAAGGTGGCTCTCATTCTGGGTCTACAACCAAATGACAAGCCCCGGCGAGAGGGTAGGGGTTCCGCGGACCTTGAGCAGCCAACCCACCCACCACAtccagagaaagagaagaaaaaggAGCGTGCTCACATCAGAGAGAAATCACCTGTGGCCCATGCCTCTGCTAAG GCAGCATCGTCGTCCTCAAGAGCCTCTCCTGAAAAACCGAAGAAGAAAGCCCCCGCCAGTACCCAGCGTCCTGAGACTCCAGCAGACCTGTTTGAATACTATGACGCTGGGAACCACTGGTGCAAAAGCTGCAATGTCACCTGTGGTTCCATGTTTGATTTTTTCACGCACTTGCACAGCAAATCTCACCGAAAG ACTCAGGATCCTTACAATCGACCTTGGGCTTCAAGTTCCTCCAACAATGAGAAGAATAAGATTCACTCTTCAGCAGAGAAAATGACTAAACCTGCTAAAG GATCTGAGTTTTTGGTGCCAGTAAGGGGATATTATTGCCAGCTGTGCGAGGAGTTTTGCGGGGATGCAATTTGCGCTGAAGATCATGCCACGAGTCAAACTCACAATGAGAAATACAAG AAACGAATGTATGAGTATCCGCTCTACGAACAGAGAAGGAACCTGGATCGTCAGGCTGGACTCACGTTGGAAGTTAGTGACAAAAAGCACTCTGAGCTTAAACGTAAACACGAAGAGGAAGAGTCCAAAAAGAGcaaagagaaggaggaagggaaACCTAAACGCAGCAAAAAGGAcaaggaaaaggaggaggagaagtccAAACACAAAAGGGAGGATGAGGTGGAGAGGGTCAAGTACAGCAAAAATGAGGAAGAAGAGAGGTATTTGTACcgcaagagagaggaggaggagcggtACAAATATggtaaggagggaggagagaggcccAAGTACAGTAAGAAGGAGGAGGACGAGAGATACAAGCATGGCAATGAGGAGGAGCGGTTCAACAATcgcagggaagaggaggagtggTTCAAAAATCACAGGGAAGAGGAAGAGCGGCTCAAAAACCGTAGAGAGGATGAAGACAGGCCTAGGTTtagcagggtagaggagagaccCAAGTTTAGTTGGAGGGATAatgagcaggaggaagaggaagaccgGTCCAGATATGGGAAGTGGAAAGAGCCCAATCCCAAATGTAgcaagaaagaggaggagaggtatagatcagagagggaggaagggaaaccTAAGAATGAAAAGGAGGAAAGACAATCAAGGAAAGAGAAGGGTGGGTGTCAAAGGGAGGAGAAGTCAGGATCTAGAAAGCAGTCTGAGCCTGAGAAACCCAGTGACCCTCCCAAAGTGTTCTGTGGTCCTAATCCAGCATTGAGAGCAAAGCTGCGCAAGAAAAGTGAGGAAACTGCCAAAGTGGAGCCAAAGACTCCATCTGCCTTTGGTAAGTTCAGCTggaaaaaaaatctagaaaatgaGCTTGCGAAGGAGGCTGAGAGAGTGGCTGTTGAGTTCCtgaaggaagatgaggaggaggttGAAGAGGATGACGACCCAGATGCATTTTCAAAGTCTTTGGCCGCAGCCAAGAGCATTGCTATCAAACTGTCAGGGAAGACGGTCATCTCCCCAACTAGCGCATGGGTACCCTTCAACTCTGGGAAAATACGCCCAAACCTCCCTGCTCCTTCCACGGTCCTGAGAAAGCCCTCTGGACTTGGGCCCTGGGTATATGCTAAACCGGCCCCTCTCAACACCTTCCTCTCTATCAGACCACCCGGTGACAGTGGAGTGACCCCTCTGCCTGTCATACAGAACCAGCCTAAAAATGACCCAGTACTGGCAGCAGACATAATTTCCAAGGCTTTCTGTGGTGAGGAAGTGGATTTAAAAAAGTCAGCAGATGGCAATGGGAAGCCAGGTCCCACTTCTACACCAGACGAAAAGAAAGCTTCCACAGCAGAGTCTTTTAGTCAAGCCTCCACATCCACTCCTTCAGCAGTGATGCCCGAGTTCAAGACTCCCCTGCCTCCCCTGACCATGATGACCATGAAGTTTGATGTATCTGCACCAGGAGTCCCTGAGAGTGAGCAGAATGTCCCTGTGATGGTCACACCCCCTCCTTTCATGCAGAGACCCCCAAGTGAGGTGATGAACAAATCAGAAAAACCAAAGTCTAATCTAGCTGCCGCAAAAGCCCAAGATTTATTTGACATATTCTATAGCAGCATTACCACAGCCAGTACTACATCCATCACCAGCACAGCCACTAAAGCAGTCATAGAGTCCAAAGGTGAAACAAATGACTCAAAGAACAGCGAAGCCTTGGCGACTACGGCCTCACAAATGGAGCAAACCCAACCCGAGCTCCCAGCTTTTGACAACAGTAACCCCATTGAAACTGAAACTCAGGAGTCAGAGACTGAAAGTGAGTTTGACCCGCAGGCCACTAAAGCAGTCGTAGAGTCCAAAGCTGCACCGAATTACTCAAAGAACAGCGAAGCCTTGGAGGCTACGGCCCCAAAAACAGAGCAAACCCAACCGGAATTCCCAGCTCTTGACAACAGTAACACAGTTGAAACCGACACTCAGGAATCAATAAAGATGGAGAGTGGGTTTGACCCGCAGGCCACTAAAGCAGTGGTAGAGTCCAAAGCTGCACCGAATGACTCAAATGACAGCGAAGCCTTGGAGGCTACGGCCCCACAAACAGAGCAAACCCAACCCGAGCTCCCAGCTCTTGACAACCGTAACGACGTTGAAACCGACACTCAGGAGTCAATGGAGACTGAGAGTGGGTTTGACCCGCAGGCCACTAAAGCTGTCGTAGAGTCCAAAGCTGCCCTGAATGACTCAAATAACAGCGAAGCCTTGGAGGCTACGGCCCCACAAACAGAGCAAACCCAACCCGAGCTCCCAGCTCTTGACAACAGTAACACCATTGAAACCAACACTCCGGAGTCAATGGAGACTGAGAGTGGGTCTGACCCGCAGCCCAAGGAAGAGACTCCTGAGGATGCCCCCGTACAACTGGATAACCCATCAGATTCTCTGGGTATCTCAACAGAGACCCTGGATCTCCCAACAGAAGTGCTGGGCTTAGACCTCTTTGATTTTAATCTTGAGTAA